The Plectropomus leopardus isolate mb chromosome 15, YSFRI_Pleo_2.0, whole genome shotgun sequence genome has a segment encoding these proteins:
- the st3gal7 gene encoding ST3 beta-galactoside alpha-2,3-sialyltransferase 7 isoform X1 yields MVTLNHLSVEDTDDGFPLLPEAAEAVTPTPVFHRQLVTTKSDSREFFLSRSENLAFSLVLLIGCYSTILIPAYLPSEKVSTFSDDNQQPKDLFLLNRSASLLSGPCQPRWCLNHLKPLSCSAGLLDIPVFVQQNRPVPWDLSPPLGLQGSEEHLALALASLPQPGLPPSLRSEGSCRRCVVVGNGGVLHGSHLGSHIDQYDIIIRLNNAPVPGFERDAGSRTTIRLIYPEGAPHSANEYQKTAMVALAVFKSLDLDWLTSVITKQPLSFWSKIWFWREVVEDIPMRPENFRILHPEIIHKTGQVLQKYALKQGNMVPTLGASAVVMALQLCDQVSLAGFGYNMQHPEARLHYYETIRMDAMKAQVVHDVSAEKLFLRDLVAAGAVTDLTGAL; encoded by the exons ATGGTGACACTGAATCACTTGAGCGTAGAGGATACAGACGATGGCTTTCCACTGCTGCCTGAGGCTGCTGAGGCTGTAACGCCAACGCCTGTCTTTCACAGACAGCTGGTGACCACGAAGAGTGACTCCAGGGAATTCTTCCTCAGCAG GAGTGAGAACCTTGCCTTCAGTCTGGTGCTGCTGATCGGATGCTACTCAACGATTCTGATTCCTGCATACCTCCCTTCAGAAAAAGTGTCAACATTCAGTGATGACAACCAACAACCAAAGGATCTG TTCTTACTAAATCGGTCAGCCTCGCTGCTGTCCGGCCCCTGTCAGCCTCGCTGGTGTCTGAACCACCTCAAGCCCTTGTCCTGCTCTGCAGGCCTTCTCGACATCcctgtgtttgtgcagcagaaCAGGCCTGTGCCCTGGGATCTGTCGCCTCCTCTGGGGCTCCAGGGCAGCGAGGAGCATCTGGCCCTCGCTCTTGCATCTCTACCTCAGCCTGGCTTGCCTCCGTCACTGAGGAGTGAGGGCAGCTGCAGGCGATGTGTGGTTGTGGGCAACGGAGGAGTTCTTCATGGGAGCCATCTTGGATCCCATATAGATCAGTATGACATCATTATCAG GCTCAATAATGCTCCAGTgcctggctttgagagagatgCTGGTTCCCGCACCACCATTCGCCTGATTTACCCAGAGGGAGCACCCCATTCCGCAAACGAGTACCAAAAGACCGCCATGGTTGCCCTGGCGGTCTTTAAGAGCCTGGACCTGGACTGGCTCACTTCTGTCATCACCAAACAGCCACTG agctTCTGGTCCAAAATATGGTTCTGGAGGGAGGTGGTGGAGGATATTCCCATGAGACCGGAAAATTTCAGGATCCTTCACCCAGAGATTATTCACAAGACAGGACAGGTTCTGCAGAAATATGCTCTGAAACAGGGAAAT ATGGTGCCAACACTAGGTGCCAGTGCGGTGGTGATGGCTTTGCAGCTGTGTGACCAGGTGAGCCTGGCAGGGTTTGGGTACAACATGCAGCACCCAGAGGCCAGGCTTCACTACTATGAGACCATACGCATGGACGCAATGAAGGCTCAA GTGGTGCATGACGTCAGTGCAGAGAAACTCTTCTTGAGGGACCTGGTGGCTGCAGGAGCTGTGACCGACCTCACAGGGGCTCTCTGA
- the st3gal7 gene encoding ST3 beta-galactoside alpha-2,3-sialyltransferase 7 isoform X2 has product MVTLNHLSVEDTDDGFPLLPEAAEAVTPTPVFHRQLVTTKSDSREFFLSRSENLAFSLVLLIGCYSTILIPAYLPSEKVSTFSDDNQQPKDLFLLNRSASLLSGPCQPRWCLNHLKPLSCSAGLLDIPVFVQQNRPVPWDLSPPLGLQGSEEHLALALASLPQPGLPPSLRSEGSCRRCVVVGNGGVLHGSHLGSHIDQYDIIIRLNNAPVPGFERDAGSRTTIRLIYPEGAPHSANEYQKTAMVALAVFKSLDLDWLTSVITKQPLSFWSKIWFWREVVEDIPMRPENFRILHPEIIHKTGQVLQKYALKQGNSKYWC; this is encoded by the exons ATGGTGACACTGAATCACTTGAGCGTAGAGGATACAGACGATGGCTTTCCACTGCTGCCTGAGGCTGCTGAGGCTGTAACGCCAACGCCTGTCTTTCACAGACAGCTGGTGACCACGAAGAGTGACTCCAGGGAATTCTTCCTCAGCAG GAGTGAGAACCTTGCCTTCAGTCTGGTGCTGCTGATCGGATGCTACTCAACGATTCTGATTCCTGCATACCTCCCTTCAGAAAAAGTGTCAACATTCAGTGATGACAACCAACAACCAAAGGATCTG TTCTTACTAAATCGGTCAGCCTCGCTGCTGTCCGGCCCCTGTCAGCCTCGCTGGTGTCTGAACCACCTCAAGCCCTTGTCCTGCTCTGCAGGCCTTCTCGACATCcctgtgtttgtgcagcagaaCAGGCCTGTGCCCTGGGATCTGTCGCCTCCTCTGGGGCTCCAGGGCAGCGAGGAGCATCTGGCCCTCGCTCTTGCATCTCTACCTCAGCCTGGCTTGCCTCCGTCACTGAGGAGTGAGGGCAGCTGCAGGCGATGTGTGGTTGTGGGCAACGGAGGAGTTCTTCATGGGAGCCATCTTGGATCCCATATAGATCAGTATGACATCATTATCAG GCTCAATAATGCTCCAGTgcctggctttgagagagatgCTGGTTCCCGCACCACCATTCGCCTGATTTACCCAGAGGGAGCACCCCATTCCGCAAACGAGTACCAAAAGACCGCCATGGTTGCCCTGGCGGTCTTTAAGAGCCTGGACCTGGACTGGCTCACTTCTGTCATCACCAAACAGCCACTG agctTCTGGTCCAAAATATGGTTCTGGAGGGAGGTGGTGGAGGATATTCCCATGAGACCGGAAAATTTCAGGATCCTTCACCCAGAGATTATTCACAAGACAGGACAGGTTCTGCAGAAATATGCTCTGAAACAGGGAAAT AGCAAATATTGGTGCTGA
- the LOC121954494 gene encoding ankyrin repeat domain-containing protein 2, whose amino-acid sequence MEEVVQWAANVMDHETGNEKTTQAEERVRRISSELHCEILDLSGGENITELCKRKKKIKKTYTPRVSAEIPVIGAMDPAEFMNAASQGKLNVIDKYLADGGNPNVHDELKRTALHRASLEGHTAVVQILLEKGADINFKDQLGSRAIHWACRGGSLGVVKALKSHGADLNVRDKLYSTPLHVATRTGHSAIVEYLLSCGAKISSRDREGDTALHDAVRLNRYKIVKLLIVAGADTKIKNHEGVTAVQQVKQWQLDIMETLQRLEKMREVGPDSTLREE is encoded by the exons ATGGAGGAGGTTGTGCAGTGGGCAGCCAATGTGATGGACCATGAAACGGGAAATGAAAAGACAACTCAG gcagaggagagagtgaggaggaTCTCCTCAGAGCTACACTGTGAGATTTTGGACCTGAGTGGGGGAGAGAATATCACAGAGCTgtgcaaaaggaaaaagaagatcAAGAAAACATACACACCCCGAGTGTCTGCGGAAATCCCTGTG aTAGGGGCTATGGATCCTGCAGAATTCATGAATGCAGCCAGTCAAGGCAAACTGAATGTAATAGATAAGTACCTGGCAGATGGTGGGAACCCAAATGTACATGATGAG TTGAAGAGGACAGCACTACACCGTGCCTCTCTGGAGGGACACACCGCAGTTGTTCAGATACTTTTGGAAAAAGGAGCCGATATCAACTTTAAAGATCAA CTGGGCTCCAGGGCCATACATTGGGCTTGCAGAGGGGGAAGCCTGGGAGTCGTCAAAGCTCTAAAGAGCCACGGGGCTGACCTGAATGTTAGAGATAAG TTATACAGCACTCCTCTACATGTGGCCACAAGAACAGGCCACTCTGCCATCGTGGAGTATCTATTATCCTGTGGTGCCAAAATCAGCTCCAGGGACAGG GAAGGGGACACGGCCCTGCATGATGCTGTGCGTCTCAACAGATACAAGATAGTGAAGCTGCTCATAGTTGCAGGGGCTGACacgaaaataaaaaatcat GAAGGAGTGACGGCAGTGCAGCAGGTGAAACAATGGCAGTTAGACATCATGGAGACCCTGCAGAGACTGGAGAAGATGAGGGAGGTGGGACCTGATAGCACCTTGAGAGAGGAGTGA
- the morn4 gene encoding MORN repeat-containing protein 4 — MTLTRGSFTYASGEEYHGEWKEGRRHGVGQLKFQDGTCFSGQFENGLFHGSGVLLFTDGSRYEGEFAHGKFQGAGVFSRYDGMKFEGEFKDGRVEGYGLLTFPDGAHGVPRNEGLFQNHKLQKREKCPGVVQRAQASASSARSLAL; from the exons ATGACTCTGACCAGAGGATCTTTCACCTATGCCAGTGGGGAAGAGTACCACGGCGAATGGAAAGAAG GTCGGAGGCATGGTGTTGGCCAGCTCAAGTTTCAGGATGGAACCTGCTTCTCTGGTCAGTTTGAGAATGGACTCTTCCATGGCTCTGGTGTACTGCTCTTTACAGATGGGTCAAG ATATGAGGGAGAATTCGCACATGGGAAGTTTCAAGGTGCAGGAGTCTTCAGTCGATACGATGGCATGAAGTTTGAAGGAGAATTCAAAGATGGACGTGTTGAGGGATATG GGCTATTGACTTTCCCAGATGGAGCTCACGGTGTCCCACGAAACGAGGGCTTGTTTCAAAACCATAAGCTGCAGAAGAGAGAGAAGTGTCCAGGAGTGGTGCAGCGTGCGCAGGCTTCAGCCTCCAGCGCTCGCAGTCTGGCACTTTGA